A single Agromyces sp. CF514 DNA region contains:
- a CDS encoding carbohydrate ABC transporter permease has protein sequence MTAPVLTPAVSSAPPEPTPPRRTGGPERRRIRSISPRLRVQRTILTVTIVLIVIVQVYPLVWLFLTSFRTASDFAGGNAFALPSEWTLDNYARAFATGNLGLNILNSLIVTLGASVLIVVAGMMAAYALEVLGFRFSGLVKALFLLGIIVPVQIALVPLFIDYSQIGLLDTHMSMIIPLAAFALPMSIYLFSSFYEYIPREMYEAASIDGAGPYRIFGQITFPLSANTIITVVLVNSIFIWNDFIFANTFVLSDGLKTIPLGLQNYIGAMGNTDWTATFAAVCVTVTPLLLVFLVLNKAMINGLESGATKG, from the coding sequence ATGACCGCCCCCGTGCTCACGCCGGCCGTGTCGTCTGCCCCGCCCGAGCCGACCCCGCCCCGCCGAACCGGTGGGCCGGAACGGCGCCGCATCCGCTCGATCTCACCTCGTCTTCGGGTGCAGCGCACGATCTTGACGGTGACGATCGTGCTCATCGTGATCGTGCAGGTGTACCCGCTCGTGTGGCTGTTCCTCACGAGCTTCCGCACCGCATCGGACTTCGCGGGCGGCAACGCCTTCGCACTGCCGTCGGAGTGGACGCTCGACAACTACGCGCGGGCGTTCGCGACGGGCAACCTCGGGCTCAACATCCTGAACAGCCTCATCGTCACGCTCGGCGCGAGCGTGCTCATCGTGGTCGCGGGCATGATGGCCGCGTACGCCCTCGAGGTGCTGGGCTTCCGCTTCAGCGGGCTGGTGAAGGCGCTGTTCCTGCTCGGCATCATCGTGCCGGTGCAGATCGCACTCGTGCCGCTCTTCATCGACTACTCGCAGATCGGGCTGCTCGACACCCACATGTCGATGATCATTCCGCTGGCCGCGTTCGCGCTGCCGATGTCGATCTACCTGTTCTCTTCGTTCTACGAGTACATCCCGCGCGAGATGTACGAGGCCGCGTCGATCGACGGCGCCGGCCCGTACCGCATCTTCGGCCAGATCACGTTCCCGCTGTCGGCCAATACGATCATCACGGTCGTGCTGGTGAACAGCATCTTCATCTGGAACGACTTCATCTTCGCGAACACGTTCGTGCTCTCAGACGGACTGAAGACGATCCCGCTGGGCCTGCAAAACTACATCGGAGCGATGGGCAACACCGACTGGACCGCGACGTTCGCCGCCGTCTGCGTGACGGTGACGCCGTTGCTTCTGGTCTTCCTCGTCTTGAACAAGGCGATGATCAACGGTCTCGAGAGTGGAGCAACCAAGGGATGA
- a CDS encoding LacI family DNA-binding transcriptional regulator, with product MSTSEHGRNGSPVTMRDVAKVAGVSVATVSHVVNDKQGVRIGEDARRRVHEAVAELGYRPNALAKTLSQGTSRFIGLVADAIATTPFAGQIIHGAQDEAWKHGYVLLVANTDGNAAAENEAIAMMLEHQVHGILYSTWYHREIQVPEALHQTDTVLVDCFAAGNVLPAVVPDEEQGGRTATEELLAAGHRRIAFINTTTPSPAQTGRLAGYRSALAAAGIEFDESLVFPAAPEQEGGYAATSAILESKATAVFCHNDRVAMGLYDGLREHGLRIPEDIAVMGFDNQDVIAAHLRPTLSTVALPHYELGAAGVRLLLGLEPAPESGPKLIACPPVLRHSI from the coding sequence ATGAGCACCTCGGAGCACGGCCGAAACGGGTCGCCGGTCACGATGCGGGATGTCGCAAAGGTCGCCGGCGTCTCGGTGGCCACGGTCTCGCACGTCGTGAACGACAAGCAGGGTGTGCGCATCGGCGAGGATGCGAGGCGGCGCGTGCACGAGGCGGTGGCCGAGCTCGGCTACCGGCCGAATGCGCTCGCGAAGACGCTCTCGCAGGGCACCTCGCGGTTCATCGGCCTCGTCGCCGACGCGATCGCGACGACCCCGTTCGCCGGCCAGATCATCCACGGTGCGCAAGACGAGGCGTGGAAGCACGGCTACGTGCTGCTCGTCGCCAACACCGACGGCAACGCGGCGGCCGAGAACGAGGCCATCGCGATGATGCTCGAGCACCAGGTGCACGGCATCCTCTACTCGACCTGGTACCACCGCGAGATCCAGGTGCCCGAGGCGCTGCACCAGACCGACACCGTGCTCGTCGACTGCTTCGCCGCCGGCAACGTGCTGCCCGCGGTCGTGCCCGACGAGGAGCAGGGCGGACGCACCGCGACCGAAGAGCTGCTCGCCGCCGGCCACCGCCGCATCGCGTTCATCAACACGACGACGCCGTCGCCCGCGCAGACCGGGCGTCTCGCGGGGTATCGCTCGGCACTTGCCGCGGCGGGCATCGAGTTCGACGAGTCGCTCGTGTTCCCGGCGGCGCCCGAGCAGGAGGGCGGCTACGCCGCGACATCCGCGATTCTCGAATCGAAGGCGACCGCCGTGTTCTGCCACAACGACCGCGTGGCGATGGGCCTCTACGACGGGCTGCGCGAGCACGGCCTGCGCATTCCCGAAGACATTGCGGTGATGGGCTTCGACAACCAAGACGTCATCGCCGCGCACCTGCGCCCGACGCTGTCGACGGTCGCGCTGCCGCACTACGAGCTCGGCGCCGCGGGCGTGCGGCTGCTGCTCGGCCTCGAGCCCGCCCCCGAGTCGGGCCCGAAGCTCATCGCGTGCCCGCCGGTGCTGCGGCACTCGATCTGA
- a CDS encoding glycoside hydrolase family 32 protein, which translates to MQAPNGHVPRPRFHFTPQRNWMNDPNGLVYDRGLWHLYFQYNPEGADWGNMSWGHATSPDLRRWTEHEVALRYREGEQVFSGSVVATASGSEPAGSGAGSGAADGGALLTAFYTSAYDDDHQAQSMATSRDGGYTWQPDPQNPVLDRGTSAFRDPKVIRFTDAAGTTRYVMLTVEADDRQVLFYSSRDLRSWEHVSTFGPLGETGVVWECPDLVPLAVDGDPADIRWVLLLSTNPVGDDPDPDGSSMHYVIGSFDGAVFRSDAADLTRLDHGRDFYAGVTFDSAPGGEAIMLAWMSNWRYAAAIPSSPWRGAMSLPRRMSLRTVAGTVRLVQQPVGFVGELLAGATPSTVFGASEPAEFTLSGHSLLELAWDPAATGAPRLQLRGDADALVEVSHDPSTHVLSVTRSGAATEGVHPDFPSTSTVTLPGSADDPVGLLVSLDGPLLEVFANDGETTVSNLVILGAGPIAAKLTTELPGPVSALVADVPAPEAASRELESDGVKR; encoded by the coding sequence GTGCAAGCCCCGAACGGCCACGTGCCGCGACCCCGATTCCACTTCACGCCGCAGCGCAACTGGATGAACGACCCCAACGGGCTCGTCTACGACCGCGGCCTCTGGCACCTCTACTTCCAGTACAACCCCGAGGGCGCCGACTGGGGCAACATGAGCTGGGGCCACGCGACGAGCCCCGACCTGCGGCGCTGGACCGAGCACGAGGTGGCGCTGCGGTACCGCGAGGGGGAGCAGGTGTTCTCGGGGTCGGTGGTGGCGACGGCTTCTGGCTCTGAACCGGCTGGCTCTGGCGCCGGCTCTGGTGCGGCCGACGGCGGCGCCCTGCTCACCGCGTTCTACACGAGCGCCTACGACGACGACCACCAGGCGCAGTCGATGGCGACGAGCCGCGACGGCGGGTACACGTGGCAGCCCGACCCGCAGAACCCGGTGCTCGACCGCGGCACGAGCGCGTTCCGCGACCCGAAGGTCATCAGATTCACGGATGCCGCCGGCACCACCCGCTACGTCATGCTCACCGTCGAGGCCGACGACCGTCAGGTGCTGTTCTACTCGTCGCGCGACCTGCGCTCGTGGGAGCACGTCAGCACCTTCGGCCCGCTCGGCGAGACCGGCGTCGTCTGGGAGTGCCCCGACCTCGTGCCCCTCGCGGTCGACGGCGATCCCGCCGACATCCGCTGGGTGCTGCTGCTCAGCACGAACCCCGTCGGCGACGACCCCGACCCCGACGGCTCGTCGATGCACTACGTCATCGGCTCGTTCGACGGTGCTGTGTTCCGGTCAGATGCCGCCGACCTCACGCGCCTCGACCACGGCCGCGACTTCTACGCCGGCGTCACCTTCGACAGCGCCCCCGGCGGCGAGGCCATCATGCTCGCCTGGATGAGCAACTGGCGCTACGCGGCCGCCATCCCCTCCTCGCCCTGGCGCGGGGCGATGTCACTGCCGCGGCGGATGTCGCTGCGCACCGTTGCCGGCACGGTTCGCCTTGTGCAGCAGCCGGTGGGGTTCGTGGGGGAGTTGCTCGCAGGTGCGACGCCCTCGACCGTTTTCGGTGCGAGCGAGCCGGCCGAGTTCACGCTGAGCGGCCACTCGCTGCTCGAGCTGGCGTGGGATCCCGCCGCGACGGGCGCCCCACGACTGCAGCTGCGAGGCGACGCCGACGCCCTCGTCGAGGTCTCGCACGATCCGTCGACACACGTGCTCAGCGTCACCCGGAGCGGTGCCGCGACGGAGGGCGTGCACCCCGACTTCCCGTCCACGAGCACCGTCACGCTGCCCGGCTCCGCTGACGATCCCGTGGGCCTGCTCGTGAGTCTTGACGGCCCCCTGCTCGAGGTCTTCGCCAACGACGGCGAGACGACGGTCTCGAATCTCGTCATCCTTGGCGCCGGCCCCATCGCTGCGAAACTCACCACCGAGTTGCCCGGCCCGGTCTCCGCACTCGTTGCAGACGTGCCCGCACCGGAAGCCGCGTCCCGCGAGCTCGAGTCGGATGGAGTGAAACGATGA
- a CDS encoding carbohydrate kinase encodes MTAPASKSNVLVVGEALVDIVHRADGSIDESPGGSPANVALALGRLGRSPRLLTSIGDDPHGQAVREWLAASDVRVQNQPAARTSTALARLDGEGAATYEFDLAWQIQADGVDLADALHIGSIAATLDPGATAVSDLVDRHRGRALITYDPNIRPSLIDDRDAVRSRVLSLIERVDVVKASDEDIAWLHPGEDLADVARRWSLSGSALVVVTTGSDGCLALAPSFELAIPAVKVDVVDTVGAGDTFMAALIDGLHSEHAFGTDARVKLGTLRAGQMASLLARSVRAAAITVSRPGADPPGRNVLDKTP; translated from the coding sequence ATGACGGCCCCGGCATCGAAGTCCAACGTGCTCGTCGTCGGCGAGGCCCTCGTCGACATCGTGCACCGCGCCGACGGCTCGATCGACGAGTCGCCGGGCGGCAGTCCGGCCAACGTCGCCCTGGCCCTCGGCCGCTTGGGCCGCAGCCCACGCTTGCTCACCTCGATCGGTGATGACCCTCACGGCCAAGCCGTGCGCGAGTGGCTGGCTGCCTCGGATGTCAGGGTGCAGAACCAACCCGCCGCTCGAACCTCGACCGCATTGGCACGCCTCGACGGGGAAGGCGCCGCTACTTACGAGTTCGACCTCGCCTGGCAGATCCAGGCCGACGGCGTCGATCTGGCCGACGCGCTCCACATTGGATCCATCGCCGCCACCCTTGATCCCGGCGCAACCGCCGTCTCTGACCTCGTGGACCGCCACCGAGGCCGCGCGCTCATCACCTACGACCCGAACATCCGCCCAAGCCTCATCGACGACCGCGACGCGGTGCGCAGCCGGGTGCTCTCCCTCATCGAGCGAGTCGACGTCGTCAAGGCAAGCGACGAGGACATCGCCTGGCTCCACCCCGGCGAAGATCTTGCCGACGTTGCACGCCGCTGGTCGCTGTCGGGCTCTGCGCTCGTGGTAGTGACTACCGGTTCCGACGGATGCCTCGCACTTGCGCCGAGCTTTGAGTTGGCGATCCCTGCGGTGAAGGTCGACGTTGTCGACACCGTCGGCGCCGGCGACACCTTTATGGCCGCTCTCATCGATGGTCTGCATAGCGAACACGCCTTCGGCACTGACGCGCGAGTCAAGCTCGGGACTTTGAGAGCAGGGCAGATGGCTTCCCTGCTTGCCCGAAGCGTGCGCGCCGCCGCGATCACCGTATCCCGCCCAGGTGCCGATCCACCCGGTCGAAACGTGCTGGACAAGACGCCGTGA
- a CDS encoding HEPN domain-containing protein produces the protein MMLYVSTLKLDQISAIPRGRYPLPISTILAQITSDRLVLAGVHLSAADNLLAGLQFRSSISRSYYAMYHAARAIAYASHGGDDYEKHSVLPRNLPGGLDQLALRESQLTDARLLRNQADYDPYPALAPDWEPDARSLYVTASEFVNACEDFSLDNGLV, from the coding sequence ATGATGCTCTACGTATCGACCCTCAAGCTGGATCAAATCAGCGCAATTCCAAGAGGGCGCTACCCGTTACCGATTTCGACGATTCTGGCGCAGATTACCTCAGACAGACTCGTCCTTGCAGGGGTTCACTTAAGCGCGGCGGACAACTTGCTTGCTGGTCTCCAGTTTCGCTCGTCGATCAGCAGAAGCTACTACGCGATGTACCACGCCGCTCGAGCGATTGCGTACGCGTCTCATGGAGGCGATGACTATGAGAAGCACAGTGTTCTGCCACGAAATCTCCCTGGGGGTCTCGATCAGCTTGCGCTCCGCGAGAGCCAGCTCACTGATGCCCGGCTCTTGAGGAATCAGGCTGACTACGATCCCTATCCTGCTCTGGCGCCCGATTGGGAGCCTGACGCGCGCTCTCTCTACGTCACCGCGTCCGAGTTTGTGAACGCTTGCGAAGACTTTTCACTCGACAACGGATTGGTTTGA